In one window of Chryseobacterium viscerum DNA:
- a CDS encoding winged helix-turn-helix transcriptional regulator, which produces MKKKEQLSPECIKQIRGVKDTVDLLNGKWKTFIIDKLYYTGKIRFMDLKRQTEIAPKVLSKELKDLEMNNLVKRIENNNQPVSIEYELTDFGKSLHDVIDIMGKWGIEYRQKLLKEGMIKM; this is translated from the coding sequence ATGAAAAAAAAAGAACAATTAAGCCCTGAATGTATAAAGCAAATTCGTGGTGTAAAAGATACAGTAGACCTGTTAAATGGAAAATGGAAAACATTCATTATTGACAAGCTTTATTATACCGGGAAAATAAGATTTATGGATTTAAAAAGACAAACGGAAATAGCCCCCAAAGTACTTTCGAAAGAATTGAAAGATTTAGAAATGAATAATCTGGTCAAAAGGATAGAAAATAATAACCAGCCTGTTTCTATTGAATATGAATTGACTGATTTTGGAAAAAGTTTGCATGATGTGATTGATATTATGGGTAAATGGGGTATAGAATATAGACAAAAATTATTGAAAGAAGGAATGATTAAAATGTAA
- a CDS encoding helix-turn-helix transcriptional regulator — translation MIKNILYIFISLLASQSLKSQEWFSFFESSKSKSEKQKINILLDSAKKKYQIMDIKGSYQYANKALIYSKKADYSLGKAYSHFYIGQAMIQFLKFNSGLKHLMLAEKEEYSKNDPLLMAEISITYSIPYDYVPSFSLNDAKKELKKGFVFIDKIENRTTRNLIKIKAYNSLSSLYFEEGEWDSLYYSLKKTNEIISDQHGIGIPAQEATEFYVFKGLLLSKKLKYDSARYYLKKSMSIADKFKYRDKSDIYLALGLMAAKQKKSDSALIYYFKSLKNKEEIGSRYNIPTVHYHISRVYRELKNFKMANEYDAKTVDLQNNFQSEKEYDDFSNTILNKFLLSEKDKETKKDMYKYIFTAILSLLIILSICYLIKRHKSAKKTINHQEKVIAKENEKNQLLEQKVNESFNVIIQLAKEGDPGFLTRFREVYPNFINSLLKIDSKLQTSELTFCAYLYLNFSSKEIAQYTFVTPRAVQIRKNRLRKKLNILSEEDIYLWLKNLS, via the coding sequence ATGATAAAAAATATTCTATATATTTTTATAAGTTTATTGGCCTCCCAATCTTTAAAATCTCAAGAATGGTTCTCATTTTTTGAATCTTCAAAATCGAAAAGTGAAAAGCAAAAAATTAATATTCTTTTAGATTCAGCAAAAAAGAAATATCAGATCATGGATATTAAAGGCAGCTATCAATATGCAAATAAAGCACTCATTTACAGTAAAAAAGCTGATTATTCATTAGGAAAAGCATATAGTCATTTTTATATAGGGCAGGCAATGATTCAATTTTTAAAATTTAATTCCGGGTTAAAACATCTGATGCTTGCTGAAAAAGAAGAATATTCTAAAAATGATCCCCTTTTAATGGCTGAAATATCAATAACATATAGTATACCTTATGACTATGTTCCGTCTTTTTCTCTTAATGACGCAAAAAAAGAATTAAAGAAAGGATTTGTATTTATTGATAAAATTGAAAATAGGACCACTAGAAATCTTATTAAAATTAAAGCATACAATAGTTTAAGTTCTTTGTATTTTGAAGAAGGGGAGTGGGATTCATTATATTATTCTTTAAAAAAGACAAATGAAATTATATCTGATCAACATGGGATAGGAATTCCGGCTCAAGAGGCAACAGAATTTTATGTGTTTAAAGGTTTGTTACTATCTAAAAAATTAAAATATGACTCAGCTAGATATTATTTAAAAAAGTCTATGAGTATTGCTGATAAGTTCAAATATAGAGACAAGTCTGATATTTATTTGGCTTTAGGACTGATGGCAGCAAAGCAAAAAAAGAGTGACTCTGCTCTCATTTATTATTTTAAATCTCTAAAAAATAAGGAAGAAATTGGCAGTAGATATAATATACCAACTGTTCATTACCATATTTCAAGAGTGTATCGTGAGCTAAAGAATTTTAAAATGGCCAATGAATATGATGCCAAAACGGTAGATTTACAAAACAATTTTCAGTCAGAAAAAGAATATGATGATTTCTCCAACACTATACTTAATAAATTTTTACTGTCTGAAAAAGACAAGGAGACAAAAAAAGACATGTATAAGTATATTTTTACGGCAATTTTATCCTTGCTGATTATTTTGTCAATTTGTTATCTTATAAAAAGACATAAATCAGCCAAAAAAACAATTAATCACCAAGAAAAAGTTATTGCAAAGGAGAATGAAAAGAATCAATTACTTGAACAAAAAGTCAATGAATCTTTTAATGTTATCATTCAACTTGCGAAAGAAGGAGATCCTGGGTTTCTTACAAGATTCAGGGAAGTTTATCCCAACTTTATTAATTCACTTCTTAAAATTGATTCTAAATTGCAAACTAGTGAACTCACCTTTTGTGCATACTTGTATCTCAATTTCTCTTCTAAAGAAATTGCTCAGTACACTTTTGTAACCCCCCGAGCTGTCCAGATTAGAAAAAATCGCCTAAGAAAAAAACTAAATATTTTATCTGAAGAGGATATTTATTTATGGCTTAAAAATCTCTCTTAA
- a CDS encoding T9SS type B sorting domain-containing protein, which yields MSQTYQLTGNPINTTGWTMLTPTVASGDFVQLTPDTNDKSGSIKLNEPINLKYCDKWRVEFDFRMDSNQAYTGDGIAFWYLSNPPVASVLGSGMGVPQNAIGFITAFDTYNNIAGKAGMSKVHVAYGQVQNTTDSNNIEFYNVSGSSFHSADLNATQPFQGTTYKHVEVSGEVDPAAPANWIVKIILDGNLIVNQSFTPTGAAAAMTIGYFGFSASTGGARARHSIKNVKVFVDKIPLLQPAITKFVCPDLAGMAHIDLTTFNPQFTTNSNNYTFTYYITGSGTPIANPTDFQYNTDTNISVVIKDPTSVLCDNNDATIALKVAPTVTVKDAALRSCFIEATPALGSFNLTTASVNSQAGVIKKYYPSLTDATNGTNEISTPAAYIAPDGVVYIKVINSNECYAIAKVTLVVIAPVLSTVLKDKIICMEGKTTLDAGPGFVSYLWSTGATTQTITNAGVGIYWVKLKTGECTATQKVTIYPAEQPVINNVDISASTITVNVVGGTPPYQYSLDNISWQNSNVFNNLPRGEANIYVKDAYNCIPIEITITIPNLVNVITPNGDGINDGIDYSSLSGKQNLAFSIFDRYGARIYQGDKSNQYKWDGTIAGRKISTGNYWFSVRWNENNKKNTAIKYSNWILVKNRD from the coding sequence ATCTCTCAGACGTATCAGTTAACAGGGAATCCTATAAACACAACGGGATGGACAATGCTTACTCCTACCGTAGCGAGTGGTGATTTTGTACAACTTACTCCTGACACCAATGATAAATCTGGTTCTATAAAATTGAATGAACCAATTAATTTGAAATATTGTGATAAGTGGCGGGTAGAATTTGATTTTAGAATGGATTCAAATCAAGCATATACCGGCGATGGTATAGCATTTTGGTACCTGTCAAACCCTCCAGTCGCAAGTGTTCTTGGTTCTGGAATGGGTGTTCCTCAAAATGCTATAGGTTTTATTACAGCTTTTGACACTTATAACAATATCGCCGGAAAAGCAGGGATGAGTAAAGTACACGTTGCATATGGACAAGTTCAAAATACAACAGACTCCAACAATATTGAATTTTATAACGTCTCAGGAAGCTCCTTTCATTCTGCGGACCTTAATGCAACGCAGCCATTTCAAGGGACAACTTATAAACATGTTGAAGTAAGTGGAGAAGTAGATCCTGCGGCTCCTGCTAACTGGATTGTAAAAATAATCCTTGATGGCAATCTGATTGTTAACCAGTCTTTTACTCCTACAGGTGCAGCAGCAGCAATGACTATAGGATATTTTGGATTTTCTGCATCTACAGGAGGGGCAAGAGCAAGACACTCTATTAAAAATGTAAAAGTTTTTGTAGACAAAATTCCTCTTTTACAGCCAGCAATCACCAAATTTGTATGTCCTGATCTAGCTGGAATGGCCCATATTGATTTAACAACATTCAATCCGCAATTTACAACAAACTCTAACAATTATACTTTCACATATTATATTACCGGAAGTGGAACTCCGATTGCCAATCCTACAGATTTTCAATATAATACTGATACAAATATTTCCGTTGTCATCAAAGATCCAACATCAGTATTATGTGACAATAATGATGCTACAATAGCTTTAAAAGTTGCGCCAACCGTCACTGTAAAAGACGCTGCATTGAGATCTTGCTTTATAGAAGCAACTCCGGCATTGGGTTCTTTTAATCTGACAACTGCTTCTGTAAACTCTCAAGCTGGAGTTATTAAAAAATATTACCCCTCTTTAACCGATGCAACTAATGGGACAAACGAAATTAGTACACCAGCAGCATACATAGCTCCAGATGGGGTCGTTTATATTAAAGTGATTAACTCAAATGAATGTTACGCCATAGCCAAAGTAACCTTAGTTGTCATAGCTCCTGTGCTTTCTACGGTCTTAAAAGACAAAATAATCTGTATGGAAGGTAAAACAACTTTAGATGCAGGACCAGGTTTTGTATCTTATCTGTGGAGTACTGGCGCTACAACTCAAACGATAACAAATGCCGGAGTTGGTATTTATTGGGTGAAATTAAAGACCGGAGAATGTACTGCAACACAAAAGGTAACGATATATCCTGCTGAACAGCCGGTAATCAACAATGTAGATATCTCAGCCAGTACAATCACAGTGAATGTAGTGGGTGGAACTCCTCCTTATCAATATTCATTAGATAATATCAGCTGGCAGAATTCTAATGTATTTAATAATTTACCAAGAGGAGAAGCTAATATATATGTAAAAGATGCTTACAACTGTATACCTATTGAGATTACTATAACAATTCCTAATCTCGTTAACGTAATTACACCAAACGGTGATGGAATAAATGATGGAATAGACTATTCTTCATTATCTGGCAAGCAAAATTTGGCTTTTAGTATTTTTGATCGATATGGTGCCCGAATTTACCAGGGTGACAAATCCAATCAATACAAATGGGATGGAACCATTGCAGGAAGAAAGATCTCCACAGGAAATTACTGGTTCTCTGTAAGATGGAATGAAAATAATAAAAAGAACACAGCTATTAAGTATTCAAACTGGATATTGGTGAAAAACAGAGACTAA